In the genome of Streptomyces fagopyri, the window CGGCTGAGTTGTAAGGCGGTCCGAGAAGGCCATGGTCAGTACCGAGTACGAACGCAGGATTGCCGCCCGTTTCGCGGGCTTCGACCAGGACGGCAACGGCTACATCGACCGGGAGGACTTCAACGCGGCGGCGAAGTCCGTCCTTGCCGAGTTCGGTACGGCGGCCCGGTCCGACAAGGGCCAGGCCCTGTACGTGGGCGCGGAGGCGTTCTGGCAGGGCATGGCGGGCATAGCGGACCGCGACGGGGACCAGCGCATCAACCGGGACGAGTTCGTGAACGGCGCCGTGAAGCGGCTGCGGGACAACCCCGACCGGTTCGGGGAGATCGCCCGCCCCTTCCTGCACGCGGCCCTCGCCGTCGCGGACACCGACGGGGACGGAGCGGCCACGGTCGAGGACGCCGAGCGCGTGCTCAGGGCCCTGGGCGTGAGCGACGAGATCGCCGCCCTGGCGGCCGGGGCCCTCGACACGGACGCCGACGGCCGGATCGGCGAGTCGGAGGTCGTGACCGCGTTCGCCCGCTACTTCACGGTGCCGGAGTAGCCTCCGCGGACCCGGCCGGCCCCGAGAACCGCTCCCGGAGCCGGTACTTCAGTACCTTGCGCAGCGTCTCGTTGCGCGGAAGGGCCTCCACCACCTCCAGCTGCTCCGGCAGTTTGTGCACGGAGAGCCCTTCCGCGCGCAGGTACGCGACCGCGGCCGCGAGCGTCAGCGCAGCCGCCCCGGCCGGCTGTTCGACCACCGCGCAGACCCGTTCCCCGCGGTCGGCGTCCGGCAGCCCGATCACCGCGACGTCACCGACGGCCGGGTGCCGGTGCAGCAGATCCTCGATCTCCTTCGCCGAGATGTTCTCGCCCTTGCGGATGATGACGTCCTTCAGGCGCCCGGTCAGGACGAGGTGCCCGCTGTCCGTCAGGTGTCCCACGTCACCCGTGATCAGGAACCCGTCCGCGTCGAAGGCCTCGGCGGTCTGCGCCGGATCGAGGTATCCCTGGCAGACGGCCTCCCCGCGCAGCCGTACCTCCCCGTCCACGATTTTTATCTCCATGCCCTCCGGAGGCCGGCCCTCCGTCGTCGCCAGGTTCTCGGCGGTGTCGTCCGGCGCCCCCATGGTGATCATCGGGACCTCGGTCATCCCGTACCCGTGGGTGAGCTGCACGCCCATCTCCCGCACGACACGGTGGTAGACCTCGGGCGGCTTGGGCGCTCCGCCGCCCGCGAGCAGCCGCAGCGTGGGGATCACCGGCCGTCCCGGCCGCTTGCGCTGCTCGGCGAGGAACATCGAGTAGAAGGCCGTCGAACCGCCCGCCACCGTCACCCCGTGCGCGCGGTAGTCCTCCAGCGCGGCGGGCAGCGCGAAGTGCTCGAACATCACCGCGGGGAATCCGTACAGGAGCAGCATCACGGTGTAGTCGGGCCCGGCGATGTGCGCGTACGGGAAGGCCATCGAACCCACGTCGCCGGCCGACAGCCGCAGCGCGTGCGCCAGGCAGGAGCCGCCCGCGATCAGTGAGCGGTCCGTGTGCAGGACGCCCTTGGGGTCGGAGGTCGTGCCCGAGGTCCAGTAGATCCAGCGCACGGAGGTGCCGTCGGCCGGCGGGGGCGGGAGGACGCCGGGGTCACCGTCCGGCAGTACGCCGTACGCCTCGAAGACGCCCTTCGCGCCGAGCCGCCGTGCCATCGCCGTGTGGTCGAAGTCCCGCCACTCGCCCGGTACGGCGAAGTACTCGGCCCTGGACTCCCGCAGCGCGAAACCGACCTCGCGGTCGCGGTAGAAGGGGATCACGGGGGACTGGACGGCGCCCAGCCGCGCCAGCGCGAAGGACAGCACGGCGGTCTCGATGCGAGTGGGCAGCTGCCAGGCGACCACCGTGCCGGGGCGTACGCCCCTGTCGTACAGGCCCGCCGCCACCCGCTCGGCCCGCTCCCGCAGGGCGCCGAAGCTCAGGGAGCGGTCGCCCTGGAGGAGGACGGGCCGGTCGGGGGTGAGGTCGGCGCGGCGGTCGACCAGTTCCCAGAGGGTGCGCGAGGCGCCCAGAGCGTGTGCGGTGTCGTTCACGACGGCCCCCTGTAGCTGACGGATTGTCAGATTCAAGCGGGAGCGTAGGCCGCACCGCCTTGTCGGTCCATAGGCGCGGAGCTAGCCTGCTATCTGACGGGTCATCAGATAGGTATGCCAGGCGGAGGCCACTCATGACGGAACTGCCGCGGATCGTCAGCGTCGACGACCACGTGATCGAGCCCGCGCACCTCTTCGAGACCTGGCTGCCCGCGAAGTACCGCGACCGCGGGCCCAAGCCCCTCACGGCCGGCATCGGCGAGCTCGCCTACGTCGGCGGCAAGTACCGCATCACGATGGACCCGGACGGCCCGCCCACCGACTGGTGGATCTACGAGGACCTCAAGTTCCCGTACAAGCGCAACATCGCCGCCGTCGGCTTCGACCGCGACGAGATGACCCTGGAGGGCATCACCCGCGCGGAGATGCGGCCCGGCTGCTGGGACCCCGCCGAGCGCCTCAAGGACATGGACCTCAACCACGTCGAGGCCAGCCTCTGCTTCCCGACCTTCCCGCGCTTCTGCGGCCAGACCTTCGCCGAGGCGCACGACAAGGAGGTGGCCCTGGCCTGCGTACGCGCCTACAACGACTGGATGGTCGAGGAGTGGTGCGGTGACAGCGGCGGCCGGCTGATCCCGCTCTGCCTCATCCCGCTGTGGGACATCGACCTGGCCGTCGTGGAGATCCGGCGCAACGCGGCCCGCGGCGTGCGCGCGGTGACCTTCTCCGAGATCCCCACCCACCTGGGCCTGCCCTCCATCCACTCCGGCCACTGGGACCCGTTCTTCGCGATCTGCCAGGAGACCGGCACGGTCGTGAACATGCACATCGGGAGCAGCAGCCAGATGCCCGCGGCCTCCCCGGACGCGCCTCCCGCCGTCCAGGCGTCGCTGTCCTTCAACAACGCGATGGCCTCGATGATGGACTTCCTCTTCAGCGGCGTCCTGGTGAAGTTCCCGCGCCTCAAACTCGCCTACTCCGAGGGACAGATGGGCTGGATCCCGTACGCCCTGGAGCGCGCCGACGACGTCTGGGAGGAACACCGCGCCTGGGGCGGCGTCAAGGACCTCGTCCCCGAGCCCCCGTCGACGTACTACTACCGCCAGATCTTCTGCTGCTTCTTCCGCGACAAGCACGGCGTCGCGTCCCTGGACGTCGTGGGCCGCGACAACGCCACCTTCGAGACCGACTACCCGCACGTCGACTCGACCTTCCCGCACACCAAGGAGGTCGCCCTCGACCATGTGAAGGGCCTCGACGACGAGACGGTCCACAAGCTGATGCGCGGCAACGCGATCCGCATGCTGGACCTGGACCTCGACAGGTAGCCGGCCCGTGGACCTCACGTACACGGCCGAGGAGGAGGAGTTCCGGGCCGGGCTGCGCGAGTGGCTCGCCAAGGCGCTCCCGGCGCTGCCCCCGAAACCCTCCCCGGACGACTGGCCAGGCCGCCGCGCCTACGACCTCGGGTGGCAGCGGACCCTGTACGACGCCGGGTACGCCGGACTGCACTGGCCCCTCGACGCCGGAGGCCGGGGCGCGACGCCGGTCCAGCACCTCATCTACCTGGAGGAGACCGAGAAGGCGGGCGCCCCCTACGTGGGGGCCAATTTCGTCGGGCTGCTGCACGCCGGACCGACGATCGCCGCCGAAGGGACCGCCGGGCAGCGGGCGCGCTGGCTGCCGCCGGTGCTGCGCGGCGAGGAGGTCTGGTGCCAGGGGTTCAGCGAACCGGACGCGGGCTCGGACCTCGCGGCGCTGCGCACGCGCGCGTGGCGGGACGGCGACGACTACGTGGTGAGCGGGTCCAAGATCTGGACGTCCCACGCCGAGGTCGCCGACTGGTGCGAGCTGCTGGTGCGCACCGACCCGGCCGCGCCGAAACACCGCGGCATCTCCTGGCTCGCGATGCCCATGGACGCTCCCGGGATCACCGTCCGTCCGCTGCGCACGCTCGCCGGGCCGGCCGAGTTCGCCGAGGTCTTCCTCGACGAGGTGCGGATACCGGTCGCCCACCGCGTCGGCGCCGAGAACGACGGCTGGCGCGTGACGATGGTGACGTTGTCGTACGAACGCGGGACCGCCTTCGTCGGCGAGGTCGTGGCGTGCCGGCGGGTCCTGGGCGAACTCGCCCACGCGGCGCGCGGCAACGGGCGCTGGGACGATCCCGTGCTGCGACGGTGGCTGGGCAGGCTCAACGCCGAGTTCCGCGCGCTGTGGCGGCTCACCCAGTGGAACGTGAGCGAGGCCGGGCGGACGGGCGGAGTGCCGGGCGTCGGCGGCTCGGTCTTCAAGCTGCGGTACTCGCACGCGCGCCAGGAGCTGTACGACGCCGCCGCCGAGGTCCTCGGCCCCGAGGCGCTGGACCTGGACCGGGAGTGGACCCGCGACCGCCTGATGTCCCTCTCGTACACCATCGCGGCCGGCACCTCGCAGATCCAGCGCAACATCGTCGCCGAACGCATCCTGGGTCTGCCGAAAGGGCGGTGAGCTCACCCCGTGGACTTCCAACTCACCGAGGACCAACGCGCCTTGCGGGACGGCGTACGGGCGCTGCTGGCGGGCCGTTTCGGGCCGGAGCCACTGCGGGCGGCGGTGGCCCGCGGCGGCCGGGGTCTCGACCGGGCGCTGTGGCGCGAGCTGGGCGAGGCGGGCTTCTTCTCGCTGCGGCTGCCGGAGGCGGACGGCGGCGCCGGACTCGGACTGCCCGAGGCGGTACTGGCGTTCGAGGAGGCGGGCCGCGTGCTGCTCCCGGGCCCCCTGGTCGCGACGCATCTCGCGGCCGGTGAGGTGCCCGGGGCGGCGACCGGCGAGACCGTGGTCACCGCCGTGTACGGCGGGCTGGTGGAATGGCTGGACGAGTCCGACGCCGTACGGGACGGCGCCTGGGGCCCTGCCGCGGGCGGCGCGGCGGATGCCGTACCGCTCACCTCCGTGGACCCGCTGACACCGCTGCACCGAGTGCCCGGGAACCTCCCCACCGGCCCCACCGGCCGAGCAGGTCCCGCCGGCCGAGCAGGTCCCGTCGGTTCCCCCGCCCCCACCGGCCCTCCCCGCCCCCCGGATCCCCTCGTCACGCTCCTCACCGCCGCCGAGCAGCTCGGCAACGCCGCCCGGACCTGTGAGACGGCGGTGCAACACGCCCGGACCCGTGAGCAGTTCGGGCAGCCGATCGGGGCCTTCCAGGCGGTCAAACACCTGTGCGCGCAGATGCTGGTGCGGGTGGAGCTGGCCCGGGCCGCGGTCTACGCGGCCGCCGTGACCGCGGACCCCATGGACATCGCGGCGGCCCGGCTGCTCGCCGACGACGCCGCCGTGCGCGGCGCCCGTGACTGCCTCCAGGTGCACGGCGGTATGGGCTTCACCTGGGAGTCCGACGTCCATCTGTATCTCAAGCGGGCATGGGTGCGGACCCGGCGAGGCGGGACTGTCACGGAGAGTGAGGAGCTGTTGGCGGCCGATCTGCTGGCCGGAGCGGGCCGGTGAGGCCCTGTCCAGGCAGGCTCCGGGACGGGCCGCGCCGAATGTCACGGATCGTGGCATTTCGGCATCACGGAGCGTCGATATCGGGTTGTGTCCTTTGCGTGACTTGTCACGGCCTGGAGTCGGCGTCGGGCTCGGGTACCTTGTGTGGGATGCGAGTGGTTCCGAGACTGAGCCATCCCGGTGTTGCCCCTGAGGCCGCGCCGGATCCGGCGATGCTCGCCGTTCGTGAGGCGGTCCGGGACCCCGTGACCGTCTGTTCGACTCCCCGTGGCGAGCGTCGCACAGTATCCCGCAGGCGTACTCCTTCGCGCTGGAATATGCCCGAAGCGCTTGTTGGGGTGACTGTACGTCAACCATGCTGTCTCTCAAGGGAATCACGTTCTGTGATTCTGGTTCTGGTCATGCGGGTCATGGCCACGATCGTGGCCCTCGTGAGGCGCGAGGCGATGTGTCCGCCGGTTCGGATGGTGTGAGCGGTGCAGGTGCTTCAAGTGCAGCTGGAGATCCGGCCCGACCCCGCGGAGGTGGGGCGAGCCCGGAGATGGGCCCGGTCGCGGCTCGCCGGATCAGGCATAGAGACCGACGAGCCGCTCGCCGAGACACTGATCCTGCTCGTCTCCGAGCTCGTCACCAACGCCGTGGTGCACACCGGGTGTCCGGCCGTCCTGCGGCTGTCCCTGCCGGGTGTCCCCGGTGAGTCGCTGGGCACGGTCCGCCTGGAGGTGGCCGACTCCAGCGACTGCCCCCCGCGGCCCCGGCACGCCGAGGGCGACGAGACCAACGGCCGCGGCCTGGAACTGGTCGACGGACTCGCGGACCGCTGGGGCTGGAACCCCGAGGGTGTCGGCAAGAGCATCTGGTGCGAGGTGGACCGCTGTACGTCCGCCGCGAAGGCCCCGGCGGCGTACGTGACCTATCAGGGCTTCGCCTACGAGGCGTACGAGGCCGTCTGACGCGTACGCGATTCGTGCATGTATGCACGGATCGCGGCTCTCCGGCGGTGGGCCGGGCCGAATGCGCCGGGTCGTGCTTCTCTGCGCGCCGTCACAAAGGGCCCATAAGTGATAATCCCCCGAACGGGTGTTGACGTGACGTGTCCGTTTGATCACGCTTATGGACAGCGATGCGCCGCGAGGGGACGGCGAGGGTTCCGGTGACGGGAACCCTCGGCGAGTGCGGATCGTGATTCGGCGTCGGCTCCTTCGGGGTCCCAAGGGGCAGGGCGGCTGCGCCGGAGCCGGATGGCGGCGCGCGTTGCCGTGCTCGGGGCGAGCAGTGACGCGCCGCCAGTCGACTCCTTCCGTCGCCTTCCGCTGATTTCCTCCGGTTCCTTCTGTGCGTCCCCGTGCCCCTGCGCCTCCAGGTGTCCCTGTGGTGCCTACAGCAGGGCGACGGGGGCGACCGGTGTGCCCGTACCGCCCACGAAGGGTTCGGGCATCGCCGACAGCAGGAAGGAGTAGCGGCCTTCTTCTCCACAGGCTGTGGACAACTCTTCGAGATTCCAGTTCTGGCCCTGCAGCATCCCCATCTCGACCAGGTCGAGCGCGTGCACGGGCAGCCAGAGGTCCTCGATCTCGGGAGGGAAGATCTCGAAGGTGAGGGTGTCGTTCGCGACGGCCGCGACCTCACGCGCGTGGAACCACTCCGGCGTGTGGACGGACAGTCCCGGCGACGGATATCCGTACCCGTGCTTGTCGCCCGCCAGATAGACCTGGATCTGACCGGTGCGTACGAGCACGATGTCCCCCGCCCGCACCCGGGTGCCGGCCAGCTCCTCGGCGGCGTCCAGGTCCTCGGGGGTCACCGCGTGCCCGCCGTCGAGGCGGCCGACGCCCCGGGCGCGGGCGACGTCCAGCAGTACGCCCCGCGAGACGATGTGCCGGGGCTTGTCGATGCCGCCGAACGCTGCGCCGCCGTGCGGGGTGATCGTGCCGGCCGGGCGGCCGTTGTAGAGCATCCCCGAGTGCGAGACGTGCGTCAGCGCGTCCCAGTGGGTCGCCGCCTGCAGTCCCAGGGTCACGGCGTCGTCGCTGCACGCGACGGTGCCGGGGCCGAAGATCTCCTGGTTGATCTGCACCATGACGTGCAGCGGATTGACCCGCCCGGGGATCATGCCGGTCTGCACCCCGTCCTGCTCGAGGGGGAGTGCGAGGGGGACGCGGCGGCCCGAGCGGACGCCCGCCGCGGCCCGGCGCACCACCTCGTCGGTGATGAGGTTCAGGGTCCCGATCTCGTCGTCGGCACCCCAACGGCCCCAGTTGTTCACGCGCTTGGCGATCTCGTGGAAGGCCGGGTGGAGCGTCGGCAGTGACATGAGTCCTCCCCGAGGGCTTGTCTCCGGGTATCTGACGGGTCGTAGAATCCAGTTGAATCTAACGGACCGTCAGAAACTGCGGGAAGGGGCCGGACGTGGGGAACTTCTTGGCGGGCCAGGTCGTCGCCGTGACGGGGGCGGGCCGGGGCATCGGCCGCGCCGTCGCGCTCGCCGCGGCCGGGGAAGGGGCGCGCGTCGTCGTCAACGACTACGGGGTGTCTGTCGAGGGCGCCGAGCCCACGAGTTCGGTCGCCGACGCCGTGGTCAAGGAGATCGAGGCGGCAGGCGGGGAAGCCGTCGCGGTGGCCGACGACATCTCCACGATGGCGGGCGGACAGCACGTCGTCGACACGGCGCTGACGGCGTACGGGCGGATCGACGGAGTCGTGTGCGTGGCCGGCATCCTGCGCGAGCGGATGCTGTTCAACATGTCCGAGCAGGAGTGGGACTCGGTCGTGGCCACCCATCTGAAGGGCACGTTCACGGTCTTCCGGGCGGCCTCGGCCGTCATGCGCGCACAGGGCTCGGGAACGCTCATCGGTTTCACCAGCGGCAATCACCAGGGTTCCGTGGCGCAGGCCAACTACAGCGCGGCCAAGGGCGGGATCATCTCGCTGGTCCGCAGCGCGGCACTCGGCCTGCACAAGTACGGGGTGACGGCGAACGCGGTCGCTCCGGTCGCCCGTACCCGCATGTCCGCGGGCGTCCCCATGGAACTGGCGGAGATCGGCGAACCGGAGGACGTCGCCGCGCTGGTGGTCTACCTGCTGTCGGACCGCGCCCGGCGGGAACGGATCACCGGGCAGGTGTACACGATCGCCGGGCCGAAGATCGCGGTGTGGGCGCAGCCGCGGGAACTGCGGGCCGGGTACGCGGAGGGCGCCTGGACCCCGGAGCGGATCGCGGACTTCCTGCCGGGCACGGTGGGGGTGGATCCGATGCCACTGCTGGAGCGGGTGGAGGCGATGGCGCGGGCGGCGGCGGAGAAGGCGCGGCCGAACGCGTGAGGGTGCCGTGGTGCCGGCCGAGTGGGAGGACGACACATGGAGTTCGGATTCGACGCCGAGGACGAGGTCTTCCGGCGTACGGCACGGGACTGGCTTGCGGCGCACCATACGGGAGACCCGGGCCGCCGGGACTGGGAACGGGAGCTCGGACGGGACGGCTGGATCGGCCTCGGATGGCCGGAGGACGGGTACGGGAACCGGCGCGCGACCCTGACCCAGCAGGTCGTCTGGGCCGAGGAGTACGCCCGTTCGGGGGCCCCCGCGCGCTCGGGTCACATCGGCGAGAAACTCCTCGCCCCCACCCTCATCGGCCATGGCACGGCTGAGCAGAAGGCCCGCTTCCTGCCCCCGATCGCCCGCGGCGAGGAACTCTGGTGCCAGGGCTACAGCGAGCCCGGTGCGGGCTCCGACCTCGCGGGCATCACGACGACCGCCGTACCGGAGGAGGGTTCCGCGGCCGCCCGGACGTACCGCGTCAGCGGCCAGAAGATCTGGACCTCGCTCGCCCACGAGGCGGACTGGTGCTTCGTCCTGGCCCGCACCCGGCCGGACGCGCAGCGCCACCACGGCCTGTCCCTGCTCCTCGTCCCGATGGACCAGCCGGGCCGCGTCGAGGTCCGGCCGATCCGCCAGCTCACCGGCACCAGCGAGTTCAACGAGGTCTTCTTCGACGGGGCGCGGGCGCGGGCCGAGCATGTCGTCGGCGGCGAGGGCAACGGCTGGCGGGTGGCCATGAGCCTGCTCGGACACGAGCGCGGCGTCTCGACACTCGCCCAGCAGGTCGGCTTCGCCGCGGAGCTGCGACGTGTCGTCGAGACGGCCGTCTCGACGGGCGCGGCCGACGATCCGGTCGTCCGCGACGGTCTGGTGCGGCTGTGGGCGGAACTGCGCACCATGCGCTGGAACGCCCTGCGGACACTGGGCGGTTCGGGCGACGTGGGCGCGCCGAGCGTCGCCAAGCTGCTGTGGGGAGGCTGGCACCAGCGGCTCGGTGACCTCGCGGTGCGGGTACGGGGAGCTGAGGCGTCGACCGGCCCACTGGACTGGTCGGCCGCGGCGCCGTACGAACTCGACCCACTCCAGCACCTGTTCCTGTTCAGCCGGGCCGACACCATCTACGGCGGCTCGGACGAGATCCAGCGCACGATCATCGCCGAGCGCGTGCTCGGTCTGCCGAAGGAACCCAGGGGATAGCCCCGGGGACGAGAGGGGAGCCGGTGCGATGCGAGGCGTGATCTTCGACGGCAAGCAGACCCAGGTCGTGGACGACCTGGAGGTACGCGATCCGGGACCCGGCGAGGTGCGGGTCGCCGTCGCCGCGGCCGGACTCTGCCACAGCGACCTCTCGGTGGTGGACGGGACCATACCGTTCCCCGTTCCGGTGGTGCTGGGCCACGAGGGTGCCGGGGTCGTCGAGTCGGTGGGCGCGGGCGTCACCCACGTCCGGCCCGGAGACCATGTCGCGCTGTCGACACTCGCCAACTGCGGCGCGTGCGCGGAGTGCGACCGGGGACGGCCGACGATGTGCCGCAAGGCGATCGGCATGCCCGGACAGCCGTTCGAGCGGGGCGGGCGACCGCTGTACCAGTTCGCCTCCAACTCGGCCTTCGCGGAACGGACGGTGGTGAAGGCCGTCCAGGCCGTCCGGATCCCGGGGGACATCCCGCTGCCGTCCGCCGCGCTGATCGGCTGCGGGGTGCTGACGGGCGTGGGCGCCGTACTGAACCGCGCGCGGGTGGACCACGGCGAGAGCGTCCTCGTGATCGGCACGGGCGGCATCGGGCTCAACGTGATCCAGGGGGCGCGGATCGCGGGCGCCCTGAAGATCGTCGCGGTCGACTCCAACCCGGCCAAGGAGACGGTGGCCCGCCGGTTCGGCGCCACCCACTTCCTCACCTCCACCGAGGCCGTCCGGGAGATCCTCCCCACGGGCGCGGACCACGCCTTCGAGTGCGTCGGCCGGGTCGAACTCATCCGCCAGGCGATCGACCTGCTGGACCGCCACGGCCAGGCGGTGCTCCTCGGCGTACCGCCCGCCACCGCCGAGGCGTCCTTCCTCGTCTCCGCGATGTACCTGGACAAGTCGATCCTCGGCTGCCGCTACGGTTCGTCGCGACCGCAGCGCGACATCGCCCGCTACGCGGACCTCTACCGCGAGGGCCGCCTGCTGCTCGACGAACTGGTCACCAGGACCTACCCGGTGGAGGAGTTCGACAAGGCGGCGCACGACGCGCACGAGGGGAGGGTGGCTCGGGCGGTACTGACGTTCTAGGGAGCGCTGAGGCGGTTGCCGAGGCGACTGCCGGTGCGGTTGCCGGTGCGGTTGTCGGGGCGGTTGTCCACAGGCCGGGGAAATCCGCTGGGGCGGTGTCGGTGCGGTCCCCTAACGTCGTCGCATGAGCTACCGAGACCTCGCCTCCCGACAGGCCCTGGCCTGGGCCGTCGTGGCCGTCGGCGCCCGGATGCCGGTCGCCATGGCGCCGCTGGCCCTGGTCTTCCTGGTCCGTGAGCGCCCCGGTGGCTACACCCTCGGCGCGGCCCTGGCCGCGGCGTACGTGATCGGTGAGATCGTCGCCGCTCCCGTCCTCGGCACCCGCATGCGTCCGCACCGCGCCCGCCGCCAACTGGCCCTGGGCCTCTCGGCCGGCGCCCTCGGTTTCACGGGCCTGGGCGCGTTCCCGCACGCGCACCCGGCGGTCCTCGCCGCCTGCGCCGCTCTGGCCGGCGCCGCCCCCGCCGCGGCCCCCGGCGGCCTCCGCGCCCTGCTGACCGGCCTCGTCCCGAAGCGGGCCGTAGCCCAGGCACTGTCCGCGGAGTCGATGCTGACCTTCGGCATATGGTCGCTGACCCCGGCGGTGGTCACCGGCCTCGCGCTGGAAGCCGCCCCCAGGGTCCCGCTGCTGCTCGCCGCCGCCCTGATGGCCTCGTCCGTCCCGGGCCTGTGGACGCTGCCCGCGGGCTGGGACGCGGACGAGACGGACCGCGCGGGAGAGTCGATGCCCCGCATCCTGGCCAGGGCCTGGCCCGCGTACGTCATGGGCGCCGCCGGCCTCTCCCTGCTCGCCCTGGCCGAGCTCGTGCTGCCCGCCCTTCTGGAGCAGCGCGGCGCGGGCGTCGGGTGGGCGGGCCCGCTGCTCACAGGGCTGTCGCTGGGCGCGGCGGTGGGCGCTTTCCTGTACGGGCTGCGCTCCTGGCCGGGCCGGCTGAGCACCCGGAGCACGGTGCTGACCTGCGGTATGGCGGCGTGCCTCGCGCTGGTCGCGCTGATACCCGACCTCGCCTGGATGGCCTGCGCCCTGGTGTTCGCGGGTGTCCTGCAGGCGGGCGCGATGCTCACCCGCAATCTGTCGCTGCGCGAGATGCTCCCGCCGAGCGCGCTGGCGGCGGGATACTCGGTGATGTACGCGGCGGTGGGCGCGGGGTACGCGGCGACGGGCTCACTGGCGGGCGCCCTGCTCCCCTTCGTCGCCCCCTCGACCGCGATCCTCGCCGGCGTCGGCCTCACCCTGCTGCTCACGCTCGTGGGCGCGTGGGGCGAACGCGACCGCACGGCGAGCGCCGGGGACCGCTCAGCCGGCGCCGACCCGGGAGCCGCCGGACCGGGTGCCACCGACTCGGGTGCCACGGGGCGGGGTGCCGGCGGGCGGGGTGGCTCGGGGCGGGAGGTCCGCGAGGGGGCTGTCCGCGACGGTGCCGTCCGCGGGCCGGAGGTCCGTGAGGGGGTGGCCGGCATCCCCGTCCAGCCCGCCGCCCGTGACCTCCCGGTTGGAGGAACGGAAGGTACGGCGGTACGTGGTGGGGGTGACCCCGAGCACCGCCTGTAGGTGCTGCCGCATCGACTGGGCCGTGCCGAAGCCGGCGTCCCGCGCCACCTGGTCGACGGACAGATCGCTGGACTCCAGCAGCTGCCGGGCCCGTTCGACGCGTTGCAGGGTGAGCCACTGTCCGGGGCTGACGCCGACCTCCTCGCGGAAACGGCGCGTGAAGGTGCGCACGGACATGGACTCCTGCCCGGCCATGTCGCGCAGCTGGATCGGCTCACCGAGGCGGTCGAGCGCCCAGGCACGGGCCGCGGTCGTGGTGGCCGCCTGCGGTTCGGGGACGGGCCTTTGGACGTACTGCGCCTGACCGCCGTCGCGGTGCGGCGGTACGACGGTCCGGCGGGCCACGTCGTTGGCGACGGCCGTCCCGTGGTCCCGGCGGACGATATGGAGGCACAGGTCGATTCCGGCGGCGACGCCCGCGGAGGTGAGGACGTCCCCGTCGTCGACGAAGAGCACGTCGGCGTCGACCCTGACCTTGGGGAAGAGCCGCTGGAAGTGCTCGGCGTGGGACCAGTGGGTGGTGGCGGGGCGGCCGTCGAGGTACCCGGCGGCGGCGAGGACGTATCCACCGGTGCAGATGGAGACGAGCCGGGTGCCGGGGCGGATGTGGGCGAGGGCGGCGGCCAGTTCGGGGGTCAGGGCGCCCTCCTCGTGGACCGGGCCGAGTTCGTAGGAGGCGGGGACGACGACGGTGTCGGCGGTGGCGAGTGCCTCCGGCCCGTTGGCGACGAGGACGGCGAAGTCGGCGTCGGTGGCGACGGGGCCCGGCGCCCGGACCGAGCAGGTGACGACCTCGTACAGGGAGCGTCCCCCGGCGTCCCGTGACTTGCCGAAGATCCGCTGGGGGATGCCGAGTTCGAAGGGCAGCAGCCCGTCGAGAGCGAGCACGACGACGCGGTGGCGGCGGAACGTACTC includes:
- a CDS encoding cyclase family protein, with product MSLPTLHPAFHEIAKRVNNWGRWGADDEIGTLNLITDEVVRRAAAGVRSGRRVPLALPLEQDGVQTGMIPGRVNPLHVMVQINQEIFGPGTVACSDDAVTLGLQAATHWDALTHVSHSGMLYNGRPAGTITPHGGAAFGGIDKPRHIVSRGVLLDVARARGVGRLDGGHAVTPEDLDAAEELAGTRVRAGDIVLVRTGQIQVYLAGDKHGYGYPSPGLSVHTPEWFHAREVAAVANDTLTFEIFPPEIEDLWLPVHALDLVEMGMLQGQNWNLEELSTACGEEGRYSFLLSAMPEPFVGGTGTPVAPVALL
- a CDS encoding SDR family oxidoreductase: MGNFLAGQVVAVTGAGRGIGRAVALAAAGEGARVVVNDYGVSVEGAEPTSSVADAVVKEIEAAGGEAVAVADDISTMAGGQHVVDTALTAYGRIDGVVCVAGILRERMLFNMSEQEWDSVVATHLKGTFTVFRAASAVMRAQGSGTLIGFTSGNHQGSVAQANYSAAKGGIISLVRSAALGLHKYGVTANAVAPVARTRMSAGVPMELAEIGEPEDVAALVVYLLSDRARRERITGQVYTIAGPKIAVWAQPRELRAGYAEGAWTPERIADFLPGTVGVDPMPLLERVEAMARAAAEKARPNA
- a CDS encoding acyl-CoA dehydrogenase family protein, whose product is MEFGFDAEDEVFRRTARDWLAAHHTGDPGRRDWERELGRDGWIGLGWPEDGYGNRRATLTQQVVWAEEYARSGAPARSGHIGEKLLAPTLIGHGTAEQKARFLPPIARGEELWCQGYSEPGAGSDLAGITTTAVPEEGSAAARTYRVSGQKIWTSLAHEADWCFVLARTRPDAQRHHGLSLLLVPMDQPGRVEVRPIRQLTGTSEFNEVFFDGARARAEHVVGGEGNGWRVAMSLLGHERGVSTLAQQVGFAAELRRVVETAVSTGAADDPVVRDGLVRLWAELRTMRWNALRTLGGSGDVGAPSVAKLLWGGWHQRLGDLAVRVRGAEASTGPLDWSAAAPYELDPLQHLFLFSRADTIYGGSDEIQRTIIAERVLGLPKEPRG
- a CDS encoding Zn-dependent alcohol dehydrogenase produces the protein MRGVIFDGKQTQVVDDLEVRDPGPGEVRVAVAAAGLCHSDLSVVDGTIPFPVPVVLGHEGAGVVESVGAGVTHVRPGDHVALSTLANCGACAECDRGRPTMCRKAIGMPGQPFERGGRPLYQFASNSAFAERTVVKAVQAVRIPGDIPLPSAALIGCGVLTGVGAVLNRARVDHGESVLVIGTGGIGLNVIQGARIAGALKIVAVDSNPAKETVARRFGATHFLTSTEAVREILPTGADHAFECVGRVELIRQAIDLLDRHGQAVLLGVPPATAEASFLVSAMYLDKSILGCRYGSSRPQRDIARYADLYREGRLLLDELVTRTYPVEEFDKAAHDAHEGRVARAVLTF
- a CDS encoding MFS transporter produces the protein MSYRDLASRQALAWAVVAVGARMPVAMAPLALVFLVRERPGGYTLGAALAAAYVIGEIVAAPVLGTRMRPHRARRQLALGLSAGALGFTGLGAFPHAHPAVLAACAALAGAAPAAAPGGLRALLTGLVPKRAVAQALSAESMLTFGIWSLTPAVVTGLALEAAPRVPLLLAAALMASSVPGLWTLPAGWDADETDRAGESMPRILARAWPAYVMGAAGLSLLALAELVLPALLEQRGAGVGWAGPLLTGLSLGAAVGAFLYGLRSWPGRLSTRSTVLTCGMAACLALVALIPDLAWMACALVFAGVLQAGAMLTRNLSLREMLPPSALAAGYSVMYAAVGAGYAATGSLAGALLPFVAPSTAILAGVGLTLLLTLVGAWGERDRTASAGDRSAGADPGAAGPGATDSGATGRGAGGRGGSGREVREGAVRDGAVRGPEVREGVAGIPVQPAARDLPVGGTEGTAVRGGGDPEHRL